From the Luteitalea sp. genome, the window AGCATCGCGCCGGCGGCCGTGCCGGCGATGGCTCGGGCGCAGGCAACGGGGACAGGGCAGACGACGGCCCCCGTCAATCCGTTGCCCGTGCGGGTCGGCATGACCGACTGGAACCTGGGACAGCGCGGCGACATCGGCAAGATCGCGCTCGCACGCGAGATCGGGCTCGACGGCATTCAAGTGAGCCTGCAATTCCCGACCGACGAGGAGACGCCGACCCTGCGAGATCCGGTGACCCAGGCCGCCTTCCGGCGCGCTGCGCTCGAGAACGGCATCCAGATATGCTCGCTCGCCATTGGGTCGCCCGGCGAATCGAGGTTGCCGCTGCACACCAACCCGGCCGCCGCCATCCTCCTGACCGAGGCGGTGGAAGTCGCCCGCAACCTTGGCACGAACAACATCCTGCTCCCGATTCTGGGCGACAGCCACATCGACATGGCGAGCCAATCCCAGGTGGACACCTTTGTCGCCATGATGAAGGAAGTGGCGCGCTATGCGGAGAAGCACGAGGTCGTCGTCGGCCTGGAAGACTGGATTTCAGCCGACGACAACATCAGGCTGCTGGATGCCATCGGGTCGGACTACGTGGCCGTCTACTATGACCCGCACAACATCGTCTCGCGGGTGAAGGACCTGAAGGACATCTACGCGGAGCCGAAGCTGCTCGGCGAGCGCATTCATCAGGTACACGTGAAAAACGCCGACATGCTCCTGTCCACCCCGGGGGGACGGCTGGATTGGCCCCGGATGGCGCAGGAGCTCTACGAGATCCGCTACCGCGGC encodes:
- a CDS encoding TIM barrel protein, with the translated sequence MTRRDFVKQASIAPAAVPAMARAQATGTGQTTAPVNPLPVRVGMTDWNLGQRGDIGKIALAREIGLDGIQVSLQFPTDEETPTLRDPVTQAAFRRAALENGIQICSLAIGSPGESRLPLHTNPAAAILLTEAVEVARNLGTNNILLPILGDSHIDMASQSQVDTFVAMMKEVARYAEKHEVVVGLEDWISADDNIRLLDAIGSDYVAVYYDPHNIVSRVKDLKDIYAEPKLLGERIHQVHVKNADMLLSTPGGRLDWPRMAQELYEIRYRGWYVLETASPTKDIVADTRANVDYVKKTFRMPPPPAAA